In the genome of Impatiens glandulifera chromosome 6, dImpGla2.1, whole genome shotgun sequence, the window TGTGATATAGTGATACTATCATCGGGTTTGGGATCATTTGCCTCATCATTTAGTACATCTTCAATGATTTATCCGTAGGAGATTCTATAACCGAATTATTCTCTTCAGGATAGTTCAGAAGATGTTCAACATCCATCACATTTTTATAGCTCAATTTATaaaagagtttatttaaatcttGGACCTATgtaattaaagttttttataaaagttataacTATCGTGAGTTTTAtgtacatttaaatttaatatatacaaaatgatataatcacaaaaaaaaagtctaaaaatatcatatttattgataaataaatattatattcattaatcGATAATAAATAATctcaccaaataattttttttgggacTTATTATCGAGGTTTACGGttctaagaatttttttttattaaatatcacattaaaaataattaaatttatttattattaatatttgttatagtATACTAGCAAATCTTTAAATGTGTGTTAtgacataatatttataatatattattcattattgtcgatttaagtttttgttttgtttatgtcttatttaaattttactttttaaatatttggtcgATTTAAACGGTTTAAGTGGCTTCAACGACGTTGAACCGAAAAACTGAATCGTTGATATCTGTTTGGTAAAAAAGAAACCATAATGAGTTCGGTTTTATATTCAGTTTAGTTTGGgatgttttgaaattaattcaaacatgCTCTTGAGTTTTTGAGATTTGAAAATAAGTCCCTAGGTTTTCTTTtagatatattttctttctttttaagttTAACCCTTCATAAAGTGCCAATTTTATTTGGTCCTTGAACTTCACTAGGGAGTTCAAATTTATTCTTGGATGTTTAGATATTGTAAATTAGTTCCTAGAAGAATTTAAATACTTATGCCCTATGATTTGTGAAGTTAACTgtcattttcttaatttcaaATGTTCTAAATCAGTCCTCTAacttatctaaatatatatcttttttaaagaTGACGCGACTCTCTCCTTTTAAGCTTCAAACGGTTAGTATGTAGACTGAATTGGTTCGACTCCTTAAAAAAAGAacattagtaaataatatatatatatagatagataaaatttgtttttaaaaaaatataaccacaataataatactaaataaatgtgaaaaaatattcATCGGCAAGAATCTTGTTCTTTTATTTGGCTATTAAGCTATCAACAAAAAGTTTTAACAACTAAACTAGTAAGTGTAAATAAGGgcgagcaaacgggtaaactcaACCCGTAGTACTAATTCATAttcaatccaaattaaatttactcaGCTCATAACTCAactcatattatttactaatatgggtttggttaccaaattattttttcattttttatttaatatgtatttgactaatttaacacatttttatccgtttaacacatttttaatatgtttaacacgttttttatatgtttaatatgtttttgacatgtttaacacgttttccatatttttcacatttttgatatttttaatgcatttttttgtacgtttaatatgtttttggcacgtttaacacgtttttgacacgttgaacacgttttaaatatttttgacatgtttaacacgtttttaacacgtttgacacgtttttcatgatGTTGACACATTTAActcattttgacacgtttttcacgtttttgacatgtttaacacattttgacacgttcaacatttttcatatatttgatatatttaacacgtttttaacatgtttaacacatttttaacacgtttttcacgtttaatatgtttaacacgtttttgacacgttttgacacttttaacacgcttaacatgtttaacacgtttttgacacgttttgacacgtttaacacatttctcttattttaacacgtttaatatgtttttcacacgtttaatgtgccaaaacgtgaaaacgtgttaaacatgccaaaaatgtgttaaacgtgttaaaacttgtcaaaacgtgttaacatgaaaaaaatatgttaaacatgtcaaaaatatgttgaatttgcaaaatgtgtttaacgtgccaaaacgtgaaaacgtgttaaacgtgccataaatacgaaaatatgtaaaaatgtgtaaaaaacatgttaaatataccaaaaacgtgttaacatgccacaaacgtgaaaaacatgttaaacgtgaaaaacgtgttaaacatgttaaacatatcaaaaacatgttaaacgtattaaaatgtcaaaaacgtgtgaaacgtgccaaaaatgtgaaaatcgtgttaaacttgttaaaacgtgttaaacgtgccaaaaatgtaaaaaaacgtgttaaacttgtcaaaaatgtgttaaacgtattaaatgtgtcaaaaacgtgttaaacgtgagaaaaacatgaaaatgtgttaaacgtgagaaaaacgtgaaaacgtgtttaacgagtgaaaaacgtgttattagtattaaaatgtgttaaacatgctaaaaacatgttaaatgtgccaaaaacatgaaaacgtgtgaaacatgtgaaaaatataaacaaatgtgttaaacttgtcaaaaatgtcttaaacgtattaaacatatcaaaaacgtgttaaatgtgagaaaaacgtgaaaacgtgtttaacgtgtgaaaacgtgtttttagtgttaaaacgtgttaaacatgtcaaaaacgtgttaaatgtgttataaatataaaaacgtgttaaacgtgtgaaaaacgtgttttaagtgtgaaaacgtgttaaaaatgtcaaaaacgtgttaaacgtgccaaaaatgtgttaaacgtgtgaaaacgtattaaacatgtcaaaaacgtgttcgattTAAAGTTAGagttgattaatttatatagaattaataataaaaaattaaattaaatttatataatttgagtaTTTAGGTAAttctcaacccaacccaactcaacccaacccaacccaactcaacccaacccaacccaacccaacccaacccaacccataatcatcacctaattaaattaaaagtattttaaatataaattgaacaTAATTTCACTCATGAATGAATTGGAAACctattattatatcataaaatataaaataggaCTGATCTCTAGTGGAAAAAGATACACCAATTAAACACCAATCAAGGTTATCTAATGTCAAAGTCACTTGACAAAGTTtattcaatttgagaaatatatatatatatatatatatatatatatatatatatatatatatatatatatatatatatatatttgtttgagatAAGAAATAAAGGGTAATCACattttttctcaatattttattttgtgccGTGCTGACCTGAGTCAACGCAATTTCTTTTAGAGTTGACTTGGGTtgttatttaacaataatatcaatttatatCATGTGGTGCTTAAATCTTCTAGACAAATCCAGTTATACGTACATATCGATTTTTATTTAGTTCGAAATGAGACTTTACGGTCATAGTTTTccgtttaaatttaaaacgatttcAGATGAAATTAAACCCGTGACTTTTTAGTCTTTTTAGTCTTTTAAGTTAACTTTTAACACTGAGCTACCTTAATGAAATACTTATTCACAATTACTTATATTCATACcgattaattttgatttaggtcgACAATATTGTAGTTGCATTCCTACTTGTAAGAACACAACTTTATTAATCGAATGAAAACAGCAAAAAGACGGCCAACATTGATTATTAAACGAGAAAAAAGTTCAAGTTGAACATGTGATGGGTGGTCCACAATACAATTCTAAGGACCTAAGTTAGTCATTTATTATATAAGAAGTTTCaaaagtatatattaaatttaatttaaatttaaatcatcaTTTAATATGCATGAAAATGATATTACCAAACAAATATGTTTGACTATATCATGATTGAAGGCGAGATTCTAGACGaatgatcaaattttcaattttccACCTTGATTTAGATTGTTTgtattagattatttaaataatttaatttaaaagtcaCTCTTCTTCTTTCatcatattattcaatttataattaaaatatttttattttaaattattattttttattttatgattatatattataccctttaaatatttttatcataaaaatctCATCTCTTCCAAATTAGtatcaatcattattttataattatttaaaaggtttatgcaattatatttcttttccAAATTAGTATCAATcattgttttataattatttaaaaggtttatacaattatataaatagaaatgatagtcatttaaacataataataaaaataatataaaaatacaagaGTTAACTTTGTTATCAAACACATTCAAAACAAGGAGATTAACTATTTGGCATAATTTTGAAACTTAGTCCGATCATCAACCCGGTAAAGGGACTGGGTCATTGGGTTACTAGTTCAACTGGTGAGTCAACTTATTCAACTAATGAATTTCATGTAATACAAAAAATAGCAAAAATTCatcaaattgtttatacaataatAGTCAAAACTagatatcaaaattcaaaatattgtttctaAAATAGATAATTTACCCATATATAACTAGAAATAGGTAAACccaatgaaattgattttttttatataaaataggaTGAACCCGCTGGATTAACCCGGGCTGCCAGATTTTCGGTCTAACCGGCGGGGTTGACCGAGTTTAATTGGGTTGATTGCATTTCTGATTTTTCCATCAACCAGCCCGGTTTGACAACTGGTTCATTGGGTTTGTCGGTCCGACCTTTTAGAGTAACAATGAAAACATAAGCCAAAAATAATAACCAACAAACAAATATAGCATAAAATTTATCGTTAATAAGCTCGgagattctaaaaaaaattaatgaattcaTCAACTGCTTCCACTTATTTTCAGAATAGATTTCCTtctagattaataattttattttaatattataaaaaatattaaatattgtgataatataattatcataattacttttttataaacttaatttaatggatatttataaatactCATATTTCTCTCCattctaataattatattttctccTAGTTTaaatgacaaatattataaacttgTTATAAGTTACTTCAAATGTCAAGGGTAGGGGTAGATACTGGAGAGATTAAAGGTCaagaattcaattttaattaaaacaataaaatttaagtgaTATCGTGctaactttcaaaataaaaaaaaataaaaatattataaaagaataaattaacaattatattcactaattatttttaaaatttattttaatttcaaatcttaaaattctttttataaaaagagtaagtagtatatatatatataggtttttGGTTGTCActggttattttatttttctgtttGTAAGATGTCCATGAAATAGTAGGACATGAGAGTAATTTAATTAGGCACACATGaaacaaaacattatattagaaaaaataaaaatacatgaaaaataatttaagagaaaaaaaaacaaatattatataccacaaacattacaaaattaacGTGcatgaaagttttcaaaatgaCGATGATCTCTTTACTAACCGATTCCATTAATATTTGAtcgaataatattataataatgacGTTATGAATTATACACATTGGTCAAATACAATCATTAAAATACGATGATTCATTTCTAATCAAATATtccactaaaatataataaaaatggtaACTCAGTGATTTAGATCTCATATTTGTTGAGTTGACACTTTTGAATGGCAGAACCATCGCCCGAtaaatgacattatgtctaaaagggaaatttgatgaaatggccctcataagaggtctaattccaaaaaaggcccacggttgataaagttggcaaaaagggcctttttgccctgtgaaaagtctgtaatacccCTTGCGCGCCTGTTTTatcgctcaattacgagaaatgtatttctcgcatttggtgctcaattacgagaaatgtatttcttgcatttggtatttctcgcatttggtgctcaatcacgagaaatgtatttctcgcatttggtatttctcgcatttgatatttctcgcatttggtatttctcgcatttggtatatctgagtatatatattgagattcgGACATTTCTCGTTAGGGTTTCGAATCGATCTACAATAAACTACGAAAGAACAATCTCCAATAGAAGACGTGATCGCGATGCATTCATCTCTGGATATCAGATTAACACACATACATGACGACGACTCAAGACAAGAACGCCTTATCATCGGAGGCTCCACTTGCCCCCGTCACCGTCGAACGCAATGTTCGCTCCGACCTCGACACCACACTTCCAAAGGCTTGTATGTATTCTCTAGCTAGATCttgttctttcaaattattaaatctttgaGATTGGGTCTTTCATCAAATATGCAGACTTGGCTAGATAGGTCAACTGAGTTTGAAGGAAATGGTTGGTATTATATGAGATTAGAAATTCGAATCCCTAAAGTTGGATCTTTTCTCTCTGTGATTAATTGGGTTTTTTCGTTTCTTCTTTAGTTCTAAGGGTTTTCGTCTTATGTATACAGGATAAAATGAATCACCAAAGATGTTATAACAACAGACAAGGAACGAATCCGAGAGATACACTGCCGGAAAAGGTGGATTTAAGTATCGAGATGTTTCTTAGGTTGttggttgttggatttctaCAAAAGTAAATTTGATTGTCTTACATATACTTCAGATATTCATACTCTTGTGTTTTATCTGCCAATTAATCACAGGCCTACTGAAAATGTTGATCTTGATAATGTAGAACAAGATTCATTGAATACACAATTGTCATCTTCTAATATTGGATTTAGGCTTCTCCAAAAGATGGGTTGGAAAGGAAAAGGTCTTGGGAAGGATGAACAAGGTAAATAAACATCAGTTCTCCTATTGAAGTAGATtgattataatatgttatagcAAGGTTTTATGGGTGAACTGGCTCTCAACATAGACATTAGAATTGAACATTTCTTCAGGAACTTCATTGTTTGTGCATCTGTTATGTTTTCTCTATCAAATAATTGGgtagtaaattattttttcggtTTATATTAAGGAATAATTGAGCCAATAAGGTCTGGTATGCGGGATGCAAAATTGGGAGTTGGAAAACAggaagaggatgatttttatacTACTGAAGAAAATATCCAAAGGAAGAAACTTGACATGGAGTTAGAGGAGACAGAGGAGATTGCTAAGAAACGAGAGGTATGTTTTTTGCAGTTTGTATGTGTGCATACCCGGATAATTGGAGCTTGATgcttgctttttttttttacaaaaccaACATTTATTAGCAGAAGGCAGcacatatttcttttatatgtgTGTCTTTTGAGGGGAATTGGTATCATCAAGTTTGGAAGGTCTTGAGAATTTCGTGCAGTTTTTATTACCTGGTTTCTTGCTTCTACTGCCAAGGTCCAAGATTCTACAAAACAAGCTAAGCCAAAAAGGGAGACAATTGTTTTTCATTGTTACTTCTGTTGGGACTCTTGTCATTGTTGTTTCCTAATTAGGCAGTTTCTTATGTTGGTTAGATTTCAAACAATAGCTCGACAAAGAAGAAGGCAAAGATTCCAATAGCTTCAATTTTTGGGAATGATAGTGACGAAGAACAGTGAAATATGTTTGTTGGGTTGAACCAGAATCTGTTTAAGTTTGTAAACTATTATTGTCTTTATGTCTCTCTTTTGCATCATCTTTAAGCAAATATTATGccaattatagtttatttatgGAGTTTTTACAGTCAGATTGTTAAGTGAAAATTACAGTTTATTTGTGGAGTTTTACAGTTAGTTTCTATccaaatgtttattatttttttttgctaaactCATTATGTTATTAAGACCGCAGGCTGAAAAATATctgttttgaaataattttatgaatatgaAAATCGAAATCAGATGATAATTGACAAATCGTTGTCTGGTTTCATTTTATGAGTACAAATTTATAAGCATTTTTCATCATAAAAATGCACAATCTCTTAAAGTGATAGCTAAAATATCCTCTATAAAAGATAcagatttttctttatttcatgtCAATCCGACAGACTCATGTTTCAACAACTGGAATCATGTCAATAAGAGGCTAACTATGGAGAAATTAAGAGGCTAACTATGGGCCTTGATAAGAACACAAAAACTCCTTGTGGCTTTTGCTTTGTCCTGTAAGAATTGTTGACATTATATATGTTGGTATTAGATATAAACCCTTTAACCATCTACTTTATTTATTCCCCGTTTTCTTGACTAGATGTTTTACATATTTGAATAGCATGTTTGGTATGACCCAAAATTGAAAACACTCACATACATCAACAttcataaatatgttatgtgtatcacaagaattgaaaggGTATATGATTCTAATCTCAGTTGTgaatcaaaaaacaaaattgacaaGTTTTTAAAAGCAAAAGAGTCCCCCGACTTTATCAGACAATAGCATTGGCAGCACTTGCAATTCTGGGTCATAAATCAGCACATTCCTTCCTAATTGGACCAGTAATGGCAGAACCTTGTTTTTTAccattaaacaaataattgtgagtGAATGAATGAGGCCTAAAGATGATAtagtaatttaacacattttgagacattttttacctttcatttctctcttaagATTCACTATCACACCAACATTATCTGCATAgtaacaacatatttatcaaccaatatatttatatattacaatcaacaaatttcatatataaaaaagacCGAGAAGTAGGTAAGACTTAGAACGCAAATAATGAGTATAGTGTTTCTAAATACATCATTCATCATACCATAAACTCTATTCATTATCCTTAATACTCTTTCTTTAATATCTTAATGGGTATATACAATACCCAAATACCCTTGAAAACCAATactaaagaaaaactatttctAAATCCTCAGCATAACAAATAAGGGATTGTATCAATCAGATCGTGAAAAGAGTGGGTTCTTGTCTAACTGTTCTAGTaaagaataacaaaaaaatggttaaacaaataacaagttataacacaaaacaaaatcaaaatatactAAATCACCTTCAAAATACATGAACACTCCATCCTTTCGGCGTCAGGGCTTGCGTTGTCTAACAATGACAGCAAGCATGAACTTCTTTCTCAAATCAGGTTTCCCTTTCTTCACCGTCGCAATAACCATATCTCCCACACAAGTATACAACAATCGATTCAAACGACCCTTGATCCCCTTCACTGATATGATGTAGAGATTCTTCGCGCCGGTATTGTCAGCACAGTTGAGCGTAGCCGCCACAGGAAGACCCAGTGACATGCAGAACTTGTTTCCCGCCAATCCTCCGCGACCTGAAACGCGTTGTTTTTCAACATTGAATTactatcaagtatcaagcaATTAGTTAATAGAGAATTGTATAGAAGATGAAAACACTAACCTTGTTTCGACATTTTGGCAGCTTTAGAATACATGGACAGtgtgaaattagggttttagagTATTTATATGAGAACCCTAAATTTAGGGTTCGTGGCCGGATAATATTTACCAAATGAGAGAAATActaaatgcgagaaatacatttctcgtaattgagtcTACTGTCATTGTTAGAAACGCAAGCCCTGACACCGAAAGATGACTATTTCATTGTCATCTTgatcaaagaaagaaaaatgttgATGGAGGACACTCATGCCATATTGAGGGTGCCCTATTGTTTCTTGTGGATGGTCCATATCAGGAGCAGTCGACCCTCTAGCCAAGTCTtcatatttgatgaaaaataccCAATCTCAAAGAtctaataatttgaaagaacaaGATCTAGCTAGAGAATACATACAAGGCTTTGGAAGTGTGGTGTCGAGGTCGGAGCGAACATTGCGTTCGACGGTGACGGGGCAAGTGGAGCCTCCGATGATAAGGCGTTCTTGTCTTGAGTCGTCGTCATATATGTGTATTAATCTGATATCTAGAGATGAATGCATCGCGATAACGTCCTCCATTGGAGATTGTTCTTTCGTAGTTTATTGTAGATCGATTCGAAACCCTAgtcattttcatatattttacaaatgtctgaatctcaatatatactcagatataccaaatgcgagaaatagaAAATGCGAGAAATATCAAATgtgagaaataccaaatgcgagaaatacatttctcgtaattgagccaatgcgagaaataccaaatgcgagaaatacatttctcgtaattgagccaaatgcgagaaataccaaatgcgagaaatacatttctcgtaatttagccaaatgcgagaaatacatttctcgtaattgagcggtaaaacAGGCGCGCGAGGGTATTACAGACGTTTTACAGGACAAaaaggccctttttgccaactttatcaAACGTGGGCCTTTTTTAGAATTAGACCTCTtatgagggccatttcatcaaatttcccgtcTAAAATCTTTAACCAGACTCATTTGAAAACTGTGAAAAGATTGAGAATTGAACAATTTATCGAATAGGAAATATCGAActttacaatatattttttacatctatttttttagattaaaaatcGAACTCACAATATTTtgtatagaaaaaataaacaattgaaCCATTGAGTTGCACTCTCTCGACATCTCACATTTGGCAACGCCATCTCCCCGGTTCTTTCACTCAACTAAAAGAAATTACTTTCATATTTCAAATGataacattttgtttttttcaaacaaattagtACACTTCTaagtaaaaagttaaactttagACAAACTATTCTTTAatggtttatattttaaatgagagTTAAGACAAATTAGTGACCcataattaatgtaaaaacaaCTGTGACACAAATCGAGAAATTGAAgaataaatacaaaaacaaCTCTAGAAAAAACTAGACCAAAATAgtccaaataattaattatacaataaaagtTAAAACCGTCCGTGACATAATTTGATCCGCCCGTGATAAAGCTATActtttatattaagaaataaatagatCACATTCAcacataatttaaaaacaaatatctaAAATGTAACTTTGACCATATTCAACGATAAACCCTAGTTAGTGCATGATGACTTGGTATCCATTATCTCAAACCCTGCACccaaaaatacattatattaaaaaaaaattaaataatgaaaataaattaattagcaTAATGAAATATTCTTACTGTTGAAATTCAATATTAGCTATAGATGGCCAACCATTTGTAATAGTATAAAAAGCAGTTGTCGATAATACAATTGTTGCATCCCTTGAAGGACGAGAATTCGATGTCATTGCCCTATCAACTATCCTAACCCTAATCGCCTGACCCGCGTTACAACTCGAGGGTGCCGCCGTACTTATACAACCTACCAAATATTGTCGACCACAAGCCGCCCCGTTATCCCATATTCCTTCGCCCGCTGCCGCAAACATGTTGTTTGTCGGAAATTGAGAACCGTCGCTCCCGAAACAAGCCGTCgctatttatagataaataaatttaatttaattttttttacaatttgaaaattataaataataatattaaaggtaaatctaataattgaaaaaaaaattcatttttcaagTCAATTCACGTATTGACATATATTTCCGACATTTTCGTGACATTATTCGTAACACCAAATTTGTATAACGATTAAGACTAAGACTTAGACTTACGAGTATAGGGAGGGTTATAATGGGAAGCTGAGCCGACGTCTGCTTGAGAGAAGAGAGGATAGAGAGATGTAAAGATGAAGAGAGAAAAACACCATTGATGATGATAACAAGGTGGTTTAGACATGTTCTTGATCAAATGGAATTTATTAATTCTACTCATAATGATTATTGCAGGCCTTATCTATAAATAGACTATAAAAGTCAAcacggttttgactttttttattcattcaacTTTATTCTCATCTTATTTATGTGCTCAAGGTTTTATTTCCTTTGAAATtggatttattttctttgaaattGGATATCATTTCAcactttcttattttatattagtttcattattatattcatgatttaaaatattaaaatattctttaatttaaattattaatttttattttatttttgaaaattattcatttaataaaaaatcgtttaatCACAACGAATAAAaacatgacatattttttattttattattatatatcaataattttgtaagtcatttaatttaaaaaagaattattattttcttaaaatcattaccaattattatttatttatttttattaaaataactctaTTCTTACGTATGCCTAacataattaacttttatttatatatgagatGATGATCCCTAACTTCAATTGAATGAATATTTTTGTTCTATTTCGAGGTATATTTTACTGTATTCATGTCTCGTTCGGTTTTGAAAAATCCGGATGAGGCACTATTTATACTATattctataataaataaataaaatttatgatcaagttatttaaaatgaatcgtttatattttaatattattaaaaattcatatcattataaaaaataaacttaaaagtcttctaaaaataaaaaataaaaatttagttatgttatatatttaattatatttaatagtataaCTCGGGTGAAATTAGGGAGATATCAGGACGGAGTCGAAGTAGGGAACAAATATATCATCTCCGCCTTATTCCCGGTCAACTATATATCAAACCGGAAAAAACCGCCCCCAAGCATTGCAATTTGGATCGAATACCACGGATATGTATTATAATTGTCATCGTTATAAAAGAACAAAATCACGAGTTCGATTCTCATTTAAATcatcttaaatataaataattatcgTAGGTGGCTTTTCTTggttcaaaatatatattgtggtttaattttatgaagaaaaaaaattgtataaaatataatttgttgttacaaattaagaaaataatatttaagcaTGAGAATcgacaaataaaaatatttattattaaacta includes:
- the LOC124941120 gene encoding EG45-like domain containing protein, which encodes MSKPPCYHHQWCFSLFIFTSLYPLFSQADVGSASHYNPPYTPTACFGSDGSQFPTNNMFAAAGEGIWDNGAACGRQYLVGCISTAAPSSCNAGQAIRVRIVDRAMTSNSRPSRDATIVLSTTAFYTITNGWPSIANIEFQQV